A single Saccharolobus shibatae B12 DNA region contains:
- a CDS encoding GNAT family N-acetyltransferase, protein MSEQIKIRKAIKEDWEKIYQLYNSLSDEDLYLRFFHLYRITEEDAKRIASNEDHVTFLAEVDGKVVGEASLHKDGEFSLVVDRNYRALGIGTLLVKTLIEEAKKSGLNAIRFYTLPENTPMIKIGRKLGFRLRFYEDEVYGEMKLMEKEVNVNLATSP, encoded by the coding sequence ATGAGTGAACAGATAAAGATAAGGAAGGCTATTAAGGAGGATTGGGAGAAAATTTATCAGTTATACAATTCTTTGAGTGATGAGGATCTATACTTAAGATTCTTCCACCTCTATAGGATAACTGAAGAAGACGCAAAGAGAATAGCGTCTAATGAGGATCACGTTACATTCCTAGCAGAAGTTGATGGAAAAGTTGTTGGAGAAGCTTCTTTACATAAAGATGGAGAGTTTTCACTAGTTGTGGATAGAAATTATAGGGCTCTAGGCATAGGAACTTTGCTAGTTAAAACACTAATTGAAGAGGCTAAAAAGTCTGGTTTAAATGCAATAAGATTCTACACCTTACCAGAGAATACTCCAATGATAAAAATTGGGAGAAAGCTGGGCTTCAGGTTAAGGTTCTACGAAGATGAAGTGTATGGAGAAATGAAATTAATGGAAAAAGAGGTAAACGTTAATTTAGCGACTTCTCCCTAA
- a CDS encoding HEPN domain-containing protein: protein MSSYDDVNRILRRAEKFKKDAINAYNEGYYDVSCFYAEQAVQLRIKAYVLKNLGFLPRIHAIRELLSIIYKYNQDERIRVFINEKRNALKQLEEGYTEARYGMIDYNEEDARECLNIMEELFNLI, encoded by the coding sequence ATGAGCAGTTACGATGACGTAAATAGAATATTGAGAAGGGCTGAAAAATTTAAGAAAGACGCGATTAATGCTTATAATGAGGGATATTATGACGTATCTTGCTTCTATGCGGAACAAGCTGTACAGCTTAGAATTAAGGCTTATGTATTAAAAAATCTTGGATTTCTACCTAGAATTCACGCAATAAGAGAATTGCTTTCAATAATATATAAATATAATCAAGACGAAAGGATAAGGGTATTTATAAATGAGAAAAGAAATGCTTTGAAACAGCTGGAAGAGGGATACACTGAAGCTAGGTATGGCATGATAGATTACAATGAGGAAGACGCTAGGGAGTGTTTAAATATAATGGAGGAACTATTTAATTTAATATGA
- a CDS encoding nucleotidyltransferase domain-containing protein, with protein MKVDPYIEFVKEKMNILSNFPQIAIIIYEVIRKVLEEYDINAEIFFFGSVINGKFTAVSDIDVAILANKVPEKRKEIIREIFEALESKGLPWWLPLEIHFFTLSMFSAFKRGGANFIKAEDFLCGLL; from the coding sequence ATGAAAGTTGATCCCTATATCGAGTTTGTTAAGGAGAAGATGAATATTCTTTCAAATTTTCCTCAAATAGCGATAATAATATATGAGGTGATTAGAAAGGTCCTTGAAGAATATGATATAAATGCTGAAATTTTTTTTTTCGGTTCAGTAATAAATGGTAAATTTACCGCAGTGAGCGATATCGATGTTGCAATACTGGCAAATAAAGTCCCAGAAAAAAGAAAGGAGATCATTAGGGAAATTTTTGAAGCACTTGAAAGTAAAGGATTACCTTGGTGGCTACCATTAGAAATTCACTTCTTCACTCTCTCCATGTTTAGCGCCTTTAAGAGAGGAGGTGCTAATTTCATTAAAGCTGAAGATTTTCTTTGTGGATTGCTTTGA